Proteins encoded within one genomic window of Candidatus Brevundimonas colombiensis:
- a CDS encoding MFS transporter: MTLLPHRPRLSGLAIWNMCVGFFGIQIGFGLQNANTSRIFQTLGAEVDTLAILWIAAPLTGLLVQPIIGHFSDRTWTRFGRRRPYFLIGAIATTLALIAMPNSPSLWFAAAMLWIMDASINITMEPFRAFVGDNLPEEQRTTGYAMQSFFIGAGAVFASTLPWILSNVFHVAATAPAGVVPLSVKIAFYVGAAGLFSAVLWTVLSTKEYSPEQIAAFERARAPVAADDAPEAPARSVRGWLGSGLICLVLGLLGLGLIAALRLEKELLILGGFLAGFGLLMIAVGMMQRRGMVNAATEILNDIFRMPETMRGLAVVQFFSWFALFAMWIYTTAAVTRVHYGTTDAASAAYATGADWVGVLFGIYNGVAALAAFTLPVIAKRIGRKATHAVMLLLGAAGLFGVFAIREPGLLWLPMIGVGFAWASIVSIPYAILSAAVPDRKMGVYMGVFNIFIVVPQLLAATVLGLILKTLFDGQAIWALLLGAGSFVLAAGSALLIKEHRA; encoded by the coding sequence ATGACCCTCCTGCCCCACCGCCCGCGCCTGTCAGGCCTGGCGATCTGGAACATGTGCGTCGGCTTCTTCGGCATCCAGATCGGCTTCGGCCTGCAGAACGCCAACACCAGCCGCATCTTCCAGACCCTGGGGGCCGAGGTTGATACGCTGGCTATCCTGTGGATCGCCGCGCCTCTGACGGGCCTGTTGGTTCAGCCGATCATCGGCCATTTCAGCGACAGGACCTGGACCCGGTTCGGGCGTCGGCGGCCCTATTTCCTGATCGGGGCCATCGCCACCACCCTGGCGCTGATCGCCATGCCAAACAGCCCCAGCCTGTGGTTCGCCGCCGCCATGCTGTGGATCATGGACGCCTCGATCAACATCACCATGGAGCCGTTCCGCGCCTTCGTCGGCGACAACCTGCCCGAGGAGCAGCGCACCACCGGCTATGCGATGCAGAGCTTCTTCATCGGCGCGGGGGCGGTCTTCGCCTCGACCCTGCCGTGGATATTGTCCAACGTCTTCCACGTCGCCGCGACCGCCCCGGCCGGGGTCGTGCCCCTGTCGGTCAAGATCGCCTTCTATGTTGGGGCCGCCGGTCTGTTCTCGGCCGTGCTGTGGACCGTGCTGTCGACGAAGGAATACAGCCCCGAACAGATCGCCGCCTTCGAACGCGCCCGCGCCCCGGTCGCCGCCGATGATGCGCCCGAGGCCCCGGCCCGGTCGGTGCGGGGCTGGCTGGGTTCGGGCCTGATCTGTCTGGTGCTGGGGTTGCTGGGGCTGGGTCTGATCGCGGCGCTGCGGCTGGAAAAGGAGCTGCTGATCCTGGGCGGTTTCCTGGCCGGGTTCGGCCTTCTGATGATCGCGGTCGGCATGATGCAGCGCCGGGGCATGGTCAACGCCGCGACCGAAATCCTGAACGACATCTTCCGCATGCCCGAGACGATGCGCGGCCTGGCGGTGGTTCAGTTTTTCAGCTGGTTCGCCCTGTTCGCCATGTGGATCTACACCACCGCCGCCGTGACTCGCGTCCATTACGGCACGACCGACGCGGCATCGGCCGCCTATGCGACCGGCGCGGACTGGGTGGGGGTGCTGTTCGGAATCTATAATGGCGTGGCGGCCCTGGCGGCCTTCACCCTGCCGGTCATCGCCAAACGGATCGGGCGAAAGGCGACCCATGCGGTGATGCTGCTGCTGGGCGCGGCCGGTCTGTTCGGCGTCTTCGCCATTCGCGAGCCGGGCCTGCTGTGGCTGCCGATGATCGGCGTCGGCTTCGCCTGGGCGTCGATCGTCTCCATACCCTACGCCATCCTGTCGGCGGCGGTGCCGGACCGGAAGATGGGCGTCTATATGGGGGTGTTCAACATCTTCATCGTCGTGCCGCAACTGCTGGCCGCCACGGTGCTGGGCCTGATTCTGAAGACCCTGTTCGACGGCCAGGCGATCTGGGCCCTGTTGCTGGGCGCAGGCTCCTTCGTGCTGGCGGCGGGCAGCGCCCTGTTGATCAAGGAGCACCGGGCATGA
- a CDS encoding alpha/beta hydrolase-fold protein, giving the protein MNRRSLLTLMAALPFAGAAQAEGAVAGGRLIVHEAVTSAHAKARNVSIWLPPGYEASDARHPVLYMHDGQNLFDAATASFGEWGVDEHLVRLIAGGQVRAPIVVGVWNTDLRLREYVPADLIAALPADMRDEVQAIYGGPSLSDGYLRFLVEELKPFVDRTYRTLTGPQDTMIAGSSMGGLISMAAVMKRPDVFSAAACLSTHWPLKVEGLEAGAALDVWRERLVAAWTGVIERGLPVPGAHRFYFDRGDETLDQFYAAFQTQVDRTFRRRGYGPGDFQSLVFPGAQHNEASWNQRLDVPLTFLLSPAPTRNP; this is encoded by the coding sequence ATGAACCGGCGCAGCCTGCTGACCCTGATGGCCGCCCTGCCCTTCGCCGGCGCGGCCCAGGCGGAAGGCGCCGTCGCGGGCGGCCGTCTGATCGTCCACGAAGCCGTGACCTCGGCCCATGCGAAGGCGCGCAACGTCTCGATCTGGCTGCCGCCGGGCTATGAGGCGTCGGACGCCCGCCATCCCGTCCTCTATATGCACGACGGCCAGAACCTGTTCGATGCGGCCACGGCCAGCTTCGGCGAGTGGGGCGTGGACGAGCATCTGGTTCGCCTGATCGCGGGCGGTCAGGTGCGCGCGCCCATCGTCGTCGGCGTCTGGAACACCGATCTGCGCCTGAGGGAATATGTCCCCGCCGATCTGATCGCCGCCCTGCCCGCCGACATGCGCGACGAGGTCCAGGCCATCTATGGCGGGCCGTCGCTGTCCGACGGCTATCTGCGGTTCCTTGTCGAGGAACTGAAGCCCTTCGTCGACCGGACCTATCGCACCCTGACCGGGCCGCAGGACACGATGATCGCGGGCTCCAGCATGGGCGGCCTGATCTCGATGGCCGCGGTGATGAAGCGGCCCGATGTTTTTTCCGCCGCCGCCTGTCTGTCGACCCACTGGCCGCTGAAGGTCGAGGGGCTGGAGGCGGGCGCGGCGCTGGACGTCTGGCGCGAGCGGCTGGTCGCCGCCTGGACCGGCGTGATCGAACGCGGCCTGCCCGTGCCCGGCGCCCACCGCTTCTATTTCGACCGGGGCGACGAGACGCTGGATCAGTTCTACGCCGCCTTCCAGACCCAGGTGGACCGGACGTTCCGCCGTCGCGGCTATGGCCCCGGCGATTTCCAGAGCCTGGTCTTCCCCGGCGCCCAGCATAACGAGGCGTCCTGGAACCAGCGTCTGGACGTTCCCCTGACCTTCCTTCTTTCCCCCGCCCCCACGCGCAACCCGTGA
- a CDS encoding glycoside hydrolase family 97 protein, with product MMQRRSFLALGGVSILAFGATGARAQTSPAHARASSPGGVLTVEAFTDNDGRPMYSVLRQGRVVVAPSKLGFLLTDAPAIERGLAITASQPVTVDDTWEQPWGERRFIRNHYNEWRVTYAETGGLQRRVDVVFRLYDDGLGFRYEFPDQPALKTVRIGSELTEFNLAENGEALWCPAWEWNREEYLYSRTLIDAVGTAQTPMTVKGQSGLHVSIHEAACLDYAGMNLRRSEGTRFRAQLTPGLTNAAVVREAPFNTPWRTLQIADDGAGLIESSLILNLNEPNKLGDVSWFKPMKYVGVWWEMHLELKTWNSGPKHGATTENAIKHIDFAAKHGLGGVLVEGWNKGWDGQWFANGSDFSFTEAYPDFDIEAVCAHARAKGVQLIGHHETGGNAFHYEQQLEPAMALYERLGVHSVKTGYVADAGGARVAGPDGRMVMAWHESQPMAQHHMQVIEAGARHKVAVNAHEPFKDTGLRRTWPNMISREGQRGMEYSAWGNPGNPPEHEPNLVFTRLLAGPMDYTPGIFGMETRSPGGVKTTWAKQLALYVVIYSPIQMAADLLVNYEANPGPFQFIKDVPCDWAETRVLAAEMGDYVVIARKDRASDVWALGAVTDEHPRVLTAPLDFLDAGRRYRAEIYRDGPDADYKGKREDIVIEQREVKSGDVLTLALAPGGGQAIRFVPMGRARRR from the coding sequence ATGATGCAGCGCAGATCCTTCCTGGCCCTCGGCGGCGTATCGATTCTGGCCTTTGGGGCGACCGGCGCGCGGGCCCAGACCTCGCCCGCCCACGCTCGCGCCTCATCGCCCGGCGGGGTTCTGACGGTCGAGGCCTTCACCGACAACGACGGCCGGCCGATGTATTCGGTTCTGCGTCAGGGCCGGGTCGTGGTGGCGCCGTCCAAGCTGGGCTTCCTTTTGACCGACGCCCCGGCCATCGAACGCGGCCTGGCCATCACCGCCAGCCAGCCTGTAACCGTCGACGACACCTGGGAGCAGCCGTGGGGCGAGCGCCGCTTCATCCGCAACCACTATAACGAATGGCGCGTCACCTATGCCGAGACGGGCGGCCTGCAGCGGCGCGTGGACGTTGTGTTCCGCCTTTATGACGACGGCCTGGGCTTCCGCTACGAGTTCCCCGACCAGCCCGCGCTGAAGACCGTTCGCATCGGATCGGAACTGACCGAGTTCAACCTGGCCGAAAACGGCGAGGCTCTGTGGTGCCCGGCCTGGGAATGGAACCGCGAGGAATACCTCTATAGCCGCACCCTCATCGACGCCGTCGGCACCGCCCAGACACCGATGACGGTCAAGGGCCAGTCCGGCCTGCACGTCTCGATCCACGAGGCAGCCTGCCTCGACTATGCAGGCATGAACCTGCGCCGGTCCGAGGGGACCAGATTCCGCGCGCAACTGACGCCCGGCCTGACCAATGCAGCGGTGGTGCGCGAGGCGCCGTTCAACACCCCGTGGCGCACGTTGCAGATCGCGGACGATGGCGCGGGCCTGATCGAATCCAGCCTGATCCTGAACCTGAACGAGCCGAACAAACTGGGCGACGTCAGCTGGTTCAAGCCGATGAAATACGTCGGCGTCTGGTGGGAGATGCACCTGGAGCTGAAGACCTGGAACTCCGGTCCCAAACACGGCGCCACCACCGAGAACGCGATCAAACACATCGACTTCGCCGCCAAGCACGGCCTGGGCGGGGTGCTGGTCGAGGGCTGGAACAAGGGCTGGGACGGCCAGTGGTTCGCCAATGGTTCGGACTTCAGCTTCACCGAGGCCTATCCCGATTTCGACATTGAAGCGGTCTGCGCCCATGCCCGCGCCAAGGGGGTGCAGCTGATCGGCCACCACGAGACGGGCGGCAACGCCTTCCACTATGAACAGCAGCTTGAACCGGCAATGGCGCTGTACGAACGGCTGGGCGTCCATTCGGTCAAGACCGGCTATGTCGCCGATGCGGGCGGGGCGCGCGTCGCGGGACCGGACGGCCGGATGGTCATGGCCTGGCACGAAAGCCAGCCGATGGCCCAGCACCATATGCAGGTGATCGAGGCGGGCGCCCGGCACAAGGTCGCCGTCAACGCCCACGAGCCGTTCAAGGACACGGGCCTGCGCCGCACCTGGCCCAATATGATCAGCCGCGAAGGCCAGCGGGGCATGGAATATTCGGCCTGGGGAAATCCCGGCAATCCGCCCGAACACGAGCCGAACCTGGTCTTCACCCGCCTGCTGGCCGGGCCGATGGACTATACGCCCGGCATCTTCGGCATGGAGACTCGCAGCCCCGGCGGGGTGAAGACGACCTGGGCGAAACAGCTGGCCCTCTATGTCGTCATCTACAGCCCGATCCAGATGGCGGCGGACCTGCTGGTCAACTACGAGGCCAATCCCGGCCCGTTCCAGTTCATCAAGGACGTGCCCTGCGACTGGGCCGAGACCCGCGTGCTGGCCGCCGAAATGGGCGACTATGTCGTCATCGCGCGTAAGGACCGCGCCTCCGACGTCTGGGCCCTGGGCGCCGTCACCGACGAGCATCCGCGCGTCCTGACCGCGCCGCTGGACTTCCTGGACGCCGGCCGCCGCTACCGCGCCGAAATCTATCGCGACGGCCCGGACGCCGACTACAAGGGCAAACGCGAGGACATCGTGATCGAGCAGCGCGAGGTTAAGTCGGGCGACGTCCTGACCCTGGCCCTGGCGCCCGGCGGCGGACAGGCGATCCGGTTCGTGCCGATGGGAAGGGCGCGGCGCAGATGA